The following coding sequences lie in one Pontibacter sp. G13 genomic window:
- the serA gene encoding phosphoglycerate dehydrogenase, which yields MTSTGYLVIDFDSTFLQVEALEELADISLGNDPQKKEILAQVQDITNQGVDGKISFNESLNRRLALLQANESHLPGLIDRLKRKVSKSFERNREFFQEHKGSVFIISNGFREFIEPVVADYAINSAHVMANSFRFDPAGKIIGADESNPLAHSKGKSKTLAAMELEGEISVIGDAYTDYEMKEAGVAHKFYAFTENVLRENILDKADHVIPSFDEFLYVNQLPMAVSYPKNRIKVLILENIHDLAEQSFTTEGYQIEIIGRALSEEELCEKIQGVSIIGIRSKTNITRKVLEHANRLMAVGAFCIGTNQIDLEACAEKGVIVFNAPYSNTRSVVELAIGEIIMLMRRIPAMSQGMHVGTWNKSALNSNEIRGKKLGIIGYGNIGAQLSVLAESMGMQVYYYDLVEKLAIGNATKVNSLEELLGLADVVSLHVDGRPDNKMIFGEQELKAMKPGSILVNLSRGFVVEIEPLVEALKSGHLRGAAVDVFPSEPRSNSEEFISELRGLENVILTPHIGGSTQEAQRNIAQFVPSQIIDYINAGNSFSSVNFPNLQLPFQGNSHRLIHIHKNVPGILAKINQVLAQHEINITGQYLKTNEQIGYVITDINAAYNQAVLADLKQIEDTIKFRVLY from the coding sequence ATGACTTCTACTGGATACCTCGTCATCGACTTTGACAGCACATTTCTGCAAGTCGAGGCATTGGAAGAGTTGGCGGATATCTCCCTTGGAAACGATCCGCAAAAAAAGGAGATTCTTGCCCAAGTCCAAGACATCACCAATCAGGGGGTGGACGGGAAAATTTCCTTCAATGAGTCCCTGAACCGGAGGCTGGCTTTGTTGCAAGCCAACGAGTCTCATCTCCCGGGCTTGATCGATCGGTTGAAGCGCAAAGTCTCCAAATCCTTTGAGCGAAATCGCGAGTTCTTTCAGGAGCATAAAGGGAGTGTGTTCATCATCTCCAATGGCTTTCGGGAGTTTATCGAGCCTGTTGTAGCGGATTATGCGATCAACTCAGCGCATGTGATGGCCAATTCCTTCCGGTTTGATCCGGCAGGCAAAATCATTGGTGCAGACGAATCCAACCCATTGGCACACAGCAAGGGCAAATCCAAAACCCTCGCCGCCATGGAACTGGAAGGAGAAATCAGTGTCATCGGTGATGCATACACGGACTATGAGATGAAAGAAGCAGGTGTGGCGCATAAATTTTATGCCTTCACCGAAAATGTCCTACGAGAGAATATCCTAGACAAGGCAGATCACGTAATCCCTAGCTTCGATGAATTCTTGTATGTCAACCAATTGCCAATGGCAGTATCCTACCCTAAAAATCGAATCAAAGTCCTGATCTTGGAGAATATCCACGATCTGGCCGAGCAGTCTTTCACCACGGAAGGCTATCAGATAGAAATCATTGGGCGAGCCCTCAGCGAGGAGGAACTCTGCGAGAAAATCCAGGGTGTCTCCATCATCGGAATTCGCTCAAAAACCAATATCACACGCAAAGTCCTTGAACACGCGAATCGCCTGATGGCGGTAGGTGCTTTCTGCATCGGAACCAATCAGATCGATCTCGAAGCTTGCGCCGAAAAAGGAGTCATCGTCTTCAATGCACCGTACAGCAATACCCGATCCGTAGTGGAATTGGCGATCGGTGAGATCATCATGCTGATGCGTCGCATTCCTGCGATGAGCCAAGGCATGCATGTCGGTACCTGGAACAAGTCGGCGCTGAATAGCAATGAGATTCGCGGAAAGAAACTGGGAATTATCGGGTATGGAAACATCGGTGCCCAGCTTTCAGTGCTTGCCGAATCCATGGGTATGCAAGTCTATTACTACGATCTTGTAGAAAAGCTAGCCATCGGTAACGCCACCAAAGTCAACAGCCTCGAAGAATTGCTCGGGCTTGCGGATGTGGTCTCCCTCCACGTGGATGGACGACCTGACAACAAGATGATTTTCGGAGAGCAAGAGCTGAAAGCCATGAAGCCCGGCTCTATCTTGGTCAATCTGAGTCGTGGATTTGTCGTGGAAATCGAACCCTTGGTGGAAGCCCTCAAATCTGGACATCTGCGCGGAGCAGCTGTAGACGTTTTCCCATCCGAGCCTAGAAGCAATTCCGAAGAATTCATTTCTGAGCTTCGTGGCCTAGAAAATGTCATCCTGACCCCACATATCGGAGGCTCTACCCAGGAAGCACAGCGCAACATTGCCCAATTCGTACCGAGCCAGATCATTGATTACATCAATGCAGGGAACTCATTCTCAAGTGTGAACTTCCCGAACTTGCAGCTTCCCTTCCAAGGGAATTCGCATCGACTTATTCACATTCACAAGAATGTACCGGGCATCTTGGCAAAAATCAACCAAGTGCTTGCCCAGCATGAAATCAACATCACAGGCCAATACCTCAAAACCAATGAGCAGATTGGATATGTGATCACAGATATCAATGCCGCCTACAATCAGGCAGTATTGGCGGACCTAAAGCAGATCGAAGACACGATCAAATTTAGAGTCCTCTACTAA
- a CDS encoding glycoside hydrolase family 88 protein, whose amino-acid sequence MMKYWPIYLMLFLVPACSSQTPTEGPDIPATKSTDSQWNQMAAQYNHLIRQSESYAVFPYSYSSESGVESVPAHHWVSGFFPGTLWKLYQLNPDPAIRTHAEGWTREMYGQAGNVGTHDLGFMVLNSVGEAYRVDSSDLHRKVILEAARSLAARFSERVGMIRSWDWGEWQFPVIIDNMMNLQLLYTASEISGETMYRDIATLHARKTAQSHFRGDYSSFHVVDFDPISGEILKRQTWQGASDSSAWARGQAWGLYGFTQCYLATGDSLFLDVAMRISQFLLQHPNMPTDGVPYWDLDAPGIPHAPRDVSAAAVMASAWYDLAEIVDHSQGDEFRTQADLILEHLQKPPYWVGDHALGGFLLTESVASIPQGHQVSQPLNYADYYFLEALIKQRTYQKSRSHESESGLSSVTTGIH is encoded by the coding sequence ATGATGAAGTATTGGCCCATTTACCTGATGCTCTTTTTGGTACCAGCCTGTTCCTCCCAAACACCCACTGAAGGACCAGACATCCCTGCTACGAAATCTACCGATTCGCAGTGGAATCAGATGGCTGCGCAGTACAACCATCTGATTCGTCAGTCGGAAAGTTATGCTGTTTTTCCCTACAGCTATTCCTCCGAATCAGGGGTGGAATCGGTGCCAGCCCATCATTGGGTGTCAGGGTTTTTTCCGGGTACCCTGTGGAAATTGTACCAATTGAATCCTGATCCTGCCATTCGAACCCATGCGGAAGGTTGGACTCGGGAAATGTATGGGCAAGCGGGCAATGTCGGCACCCACGACTTGGGCTTCATGGTGCTCAATAGCGTGGGGGAAGCGTATCGGGTAGATTCTTCTGACCTCCACCGGAAAGTCATCCTAGAGGCGGCGCGATCCCTTGCTGCTAGATTCAGCGAACGAGTGGGAATGATTCGATCTTGGGACTGGGGAGAATGGCAATTTCCGGTCATCATAGACAATATGATGAACCTCCAATTGCTCTACACAGCCTCGGAGATTTCTGGGGAAACGATGTATAGAGATATCGCCACTTTACATGCCCGCAAGACCGCTCAAAGTCATTTTCGAGGGGATTACAGCAGTTTCCACGTGGTAGATTTTGATCCGATTTCCGGAGAAATATTGAAACGACAGACTTGGCAAGGAGCTTCAGATTCTTCTGCATGGGCTCGGGGACAGGCTTGGGGGTTGTATGGATTTACCCAATGCTACCTTGCGACCGGAGACTCATTATTTTTAGATGTGGCCATGCGGATCTCTCAATTTCTACTCCAACACCCGAACATGCCTACGGATGGAGTGCCTTATTGGGATTTGGATGCACCCGGTATTCCCCATGCTCCTCGGGATGTTTCGGCTGCCGCGGTGATGGCTTCGGCATGGTATGATTTGGCGGAAATAGTGGATCATTCGCAAGGAGATGAATTCCGGACTCAGGCAGATCTGATTCTAGAGCATCTACAAAAACCACCCTATTGGGTCGGAGACCACGCGCTGGGCGGATTTCTGTTGACGGAATCTGTGGCGAGCATCCCTCAAGGCCACCAAGTCAGCCAGCCTCTCAATTATGCCGATTACTACTTTTTGGAGGCGTTGATCAAGCAGCGGACTTATCAAAAAAGCCGCTCCCACGAATCGGAGAGCGGCCTATCATCAGTTACAACGGGTATCCATTAG
- the ruvB gene encoding Holliday junction branch migration DNA helicase RuvB — protein MRNELLNPMAGPNDEEKQLRPQALEDFTGQPKLTENLKIFVQAARLRGEPLDHVILHGPPGLGKTTLSYIISHEMEANITTTSGPVLEKPADLAGLLTNLEEGDVLFIDEIHRMSPVIEEYLYSAMEDFKIDIMVETGPNARSIEIGLNPFTLVGATTRAGLLTSPMLARFGINARLEYYDSPTLAKIVTRSSGVLNVPIEDQAALEIARRSRGTPRIANRLLRRTRDFAQIKGDGTITLDIAKMTLEALEVDEAGLDEMDNRILLTIIDKFKGGPVGLNSIAASAGEEAETIEEVYEPYLVMEGFIKRTARGRVATERAYQHFGRSPESPDSGAPTLFG, from the coding sequence ATGCGAAACGAGTTGCTCAATCCCATGGCCGGTCCCAATGACGAGGAAAAGCAATTGCGCCCTCAGGCATTGGAAGACTTTACCGGACAGCCCAAGCTTACCGAAAATCTGAAGATATTCGTTCAGGCAGCTCGACTGAGAGGAGAGCCACTGGACCATGTGATCCTGCATGGCCCCCCCGGACTTGGCAAAACCACTCTTTCGTACATCATCTCCCATGAGATGGAAGCCAATATCACCACCACTTCTGGCCCCGTCTTGGAAAAACCCGCCGATCTGGCAGGTTTGCTCACCAATTTGGAAGAAGGGGATGTACTCTTCATTGATGAAATTCACCGAATGTCTCCCGTGATCGAGGAGTATCTCTACTCGGCCATGGAGGATTTCAAGATCGATATCATGGTGGAAACGGGCCCCAATGCCAGAAGCATTGAAATTGGCCTCAATCCCTTCACGCTTGTTGGGGCCACGACCCGTGCAGGGTTGCTGACCTCGCCGATGTTGGCACGGTTCGGGATCAATGCCAGGCTGGAGTATTATGATTCTCCAACATTGGCCAAAATTGTTACCCGATCCTCAGGTGTCTTGAATGTCCCCATTGAAGATCAAGCTGCCTTGGAAATTGCCCGCAGAAGTCGTGGTACGCCTCGTATTGCCAACCGACTGCTCCGCCGGACCCGTGATTTTGCCCAGATCAAAGGAGATGGTACAATCACGCTGGACATCGCCAAAATGACCCTGGAGGCTTTGGAAGTCGACGAGGCGGGATTGGATGAAATGGATAACCGGATTCTCCTGACCATCATCGACAAATTTAAGGGCGGCCCTGTAGGCCTTAATTCTATCGCTGCGTCTGCCGGAGAGGAAGCCGAGACCATTGAAGAAGTCTATGAGCCTTATTTGGTCATGGAAGGCTTCATCAAACGAACCGCCCGAGGTCGTGTTGCGACTGAACGCGCATATCAACATTTCGGAAGATCCCCCGAAAGCCCCGATTCAGGCGCTCCTACCTTGTTTGGATAG
- a CDS encoding response regulator — MERNATILIVDDNFGDVILMQEAMKILEIPYPILTAQSGNAALEILQQQPEAFKVVFLDLHLPGMAGIETLRRIRMLNRSQRLPVFMLSNGFCETELDQCTRYQADAIVEKPMDFEGLVQVLSKVLENLEGAPFPFTPAKAS, encoded by the coding sequence ATGGAAAGAAATGCGACCATTTTGATTGTAGACGACAATTTTGGGGACGTGATCTTAATGCAAGAGGCGATGAAAATTCTGGAGATTCCTTATCCCATACTTACTGCCCAATCCGGCAACGCGGCGCTAGAAATCCTTCAGCAGCAGCCTGAAGCTTTCAAGGTCGTATTTCTGGATTTGCATCTACCGGGGATGGCAGGAATTGAGACGCTCAGACGTATCCGCATGTTGAACCGTAGCCAACGGCTGCCGGTATTCATGCTGTCCAATGGATTCTGTGAAACTGAACTAGACCAATGTACCCGCTATCAAGCAGACGCCATCGTCGAGAAACCCATGGATTTTGAAGGACTTGTACAGGTGCTTTCCAAAGTCCTGGAGAATCTCGAAGGAGCGCCATTTCCATTTACCCCAGCCAAAGCGAGTTGA
- a CDS encoding ATP-binding protein codes for MEVSSQDPLRSPWSYIDSYVPSNRHEFEVAETTDTFVEGAVWVSNMLHSRDSLRMFIGQISSRLKQDKISIWMKGPRPLRWQLVATSGLSQMEWGMFQSGKVSGSEETICWVDWLEEWEESGRLPDLTLLPENWQTLRVIPLFNHERRIVGGMMLPEIQELPEREDGQIASMPVLNMIGTLLHDARRFLYLKRQGDFSLAMNRISARLINAQDRNFKQELESVFGLIASEIGADRIFLLELGEEDQALLYNRYEWRAAGMPSAKPVFQGLNRNHFVIMSPVVDQARTAHVVHVHKLPDTYDRRIMEAIQVKSFVAVPLVLGDKVVGYLSVENIHHVREWEDDELDFILMATELVTFGWMRHRSQLYQRARQKQTQHLLEANNRLDFATDYESVLSAMYAAIEACTGYKSIWLLILSKDRKHLQVAGAKGVQKPHGVTPPRDFEIEEDDVLKKILSSEEVIEIRDIQNLPDKARAKAELFRLRSFVHVPIQILGDTLGLIGAGAFANQEPVRLNDLQVQFLRQLGQYASVALDRITFRKKQKEIEASLLDTKMGLEREVEARTRELINSNKSLERFAYLASHDLQEPLRMVISYLQLLETRVEDRLTDVDREFLDYAVEGAKRMKELLDGILAYSRVNRKADPFVPVELNKVMDFVISNLEMLIQTKNGQVHVSELPEVLADPNQMIQIFQNLVSNGLKFSSPDTLSPTVIVRAEIEGDFAIVEVKDNGIGIPSKYEARIFEMFQRLHTRNEYPGNGVGLSICREIANRHGGKIWVESVEGEGASFFVKLPLCQVPDLDSVDSEGVSS; via the coding sequence ATGGAAGTATCATCCCAAGACCCATTACGCTCTCCTTGGTCCTACATCGATTCATATGTTCCCTCCAATCGCCATGAATTTGAGGTAGCTGAAACCACGGACACATTCGTGGAAGGGGCGGTTTGGGTATCCAATATGTTGCATTCTAGAGACTCTCTGAGAATGTTTATCGGTCAAATTTCCAGTCGTTTAAAGCAGGACAAGATCTCGATTTGGATGAAGGGCCCCCGGCCACTTAGATGGCAATTGGTGGCTACCTCGGGATTGAGTCAGATGGAATGGGGGATGTTCCAATCCGGAAAGGTTTCTGGTTCTGAGGAAACCATCTGCTGGGTGGATTGGCTGGAAGAGTGGGAAGAATCCGGAAGACTCCCTGATCTTACTTTGTTGCCAGAAAATTGGCAGACTTTGAGGGTGATCCCACTATTCAACCATGAGCGTCGAATAGTAGGTGGAATGATGTTGCCAGAGATTCAGGAATTGCCGGAACGGGAAGATGGACAGATTGCCTCCATGCCCGTTTTGAATATGATCGGGACGCTGCTACATGATGCCAGACGGTTTTTATATCTCAAACGACAGGGTGATTTCAGCTTGGCGATGAATCGGATCTCCGCTCGTTTGATCAATGCCCAGGATCGGAATTTCAAACAGGAGCTGGAAAGTGTTTTTGGGTTGATTGCTTCTGAAATTGGGGCGGATCGGATTTTTTTATTGGAACTGGGCGAGGAGGATCAAGCTCTGCTCTACAACCGATATGAATGGCGCGCTGCAGGAATGCCGAGTGCCAAGCCCGTCTTTCAGGGACTCAATCGAAATCATTTCGTCATTATGAGCCCTGTTGTAGACCAAGCACGAACTGCCCATGTGGTGCATGTCCACAAGCTTCCCGATACCTACGACCGGAGGATTATGGAAGCTATTCAGGTCAAATCTTTTGTGGCAGTCCCTCTCGTTTTGGGAGATAAGGTTGTGGGATATCTATCCGTGGAAAACATCCACCATGTACGTGAGTGGGAAGATGATGAATTGGATTTCATTCTAATGGCGACTGAATTGGTCACTTTTGGATGGATGCGCCATCGGAGTCAGCTTTATCAGCGCGCACGCCAAAAGCAGACTCAGCACCTATTGGAGGCGAACAACAGATTGGATTTTGCCACAGATTACGAATCGGTATTGTCCGCCATGTATGCTGCAATAGAGGCCTGCACTGGCTATAAATCCATTTGGCTGCTGATCCTTTCGAAGGATCGAAAACATCTTCAGGTAGCTGGCGCAAAAGGGGTCCAGAAACCCCATGGAGTGACCCCTCCAAGAGATTTTGAGATCGAGGAAGATGACGTGCTGAAAAAGATCCTTTCCTCGGAGGAAGTCATCGAGATTCGAGATATCCAAAATCTCCCGGATAAGGCCCGCGCAAAGGCAGAATTGTTCAGGTTGCGATCATTTGTCCATGTGCCCATTCAAATTTTGGGTGATACCTTGGGCTTGATCGGAGCTGGAGCATTTGCGAATCAGGAACCGGTTCGCCTGAATGATCTGCAAGTCCAATTCCTGAGACAACTAGGGCAATATGCCTCGGTTGCGCTAGATCGAATCACCTTCCGGAAAAAGCAAAAAGAGATCGAAGCGTCGCTGTTGGATACAAAGATGGGCCTTGAACGGGAGGTGGAGGCTCGAACTCGTGAGCTCATCAATTCCAACAAATCATTGGAGCGGTTCGCGTATTTGGCTTCGCATGACCTTCAGGAGCCTTTGAGAATGGTGATTAGTTATCTACAGCTTTTGGAAACACGTGTGGAGGATCGACTTACGGACGTGGACCGGGAGTTTTTGGATTATGCGGTGGAAGGTGCCAAACGAATGAAGGAGCTCCTGGATGGAATTTTGGCTTATTCCAGAGTCAATAGAAAGGCAGATCCTTTTGTGCCGGTGGAACTCAACAAGGTGATGGATTTCGTTATCTCCAACCTCGAGATGTTGATCCAAACCAAGAATGGACAAGTCCACGTGTCTGAGCTACCCGAGGTATTGGCTGACCCCAATCAAATGATCCAGATTTTTCAGAACCTCGTGTCTAATGGTCTAAAATTCAGTTCGCCGGATACGCTTTCTCCTACCGTGATCGTCCGGGCTGAGATCGAGGGAGATTTCGCCATTGTGGAGGTCAAGGACAATGGAATTGGGATTCCTTCTAAATACGAAGCTCGCATTTTCGAAATGTTCCAGCGACTTCACACCCGAAATGAATATCCGGGAAATGGGGTTGGATTGTCTATTTGCAGAGAAATCGCCAACCGTCATGGCGGTAAAATTTGGGTGGAATCTGTTGAAGGAGAAGGAGCAAGCTTCTTTGTGAAACTTCCCTTGTGTCAGGTGCCTGATCTCGATTCCGTAGATTCTGAGGGGGTGTCTAGTTAG
- a CDS encoding 1-acyl-sn-glycerol-3-phosphate acyltransferase, with product MSWKNELHKVYYGFLRVSVRFTLKRYYRRMEEAQRQENLPKGYQYPVILAPNHQNAFIDAVNVVCTAHPFQRPSFLTRSDVFKGFAGTVLKSFKMLPIYRARDGVDTVAANKPIFDLCVSRLTANEQVLIFPEGNHGRKPFLRPLKKGVSRIAFQAAEANNFDFPLKIVPVGLNYNDHTKYHQNFLVVYGEPIDLNQFYDNYHENPNRTLGQVKEAVKEGMIKVMIHITKKEYQNEIDSLRYILTHESLEEMGLSDRTLYNQFLAQKAVIKKIEDGLDAQQPAAQQLIDEVEDYNKTLKEAKLRDDVVRKGPNSLFVQILKGLVMAVGAPIFAVGTLINYLPYKLPDVAAKKMFKDDHFHSSVQMLGGMVLFPIWYLLIFLITWLVADWKIGLGLVATAAISGEFAIYYSHVFKRWWGSTRYSLMHLSKKPVAVKLQKMRAGMVRRYREISQLVTA from the coding sequence ATGAGCTGGAAAAACGAGCTACATAAAGTATACTATGGATTTCTCAGGGTATCAGTCCGTTTTACCCTGAAGAGATACTACCGGAGAATGGAAGAGGCGCAACGCCAAGAAAATCTTCCCAAAGGATACCAGTATCCGGTCATTTTGGCGCCGAATCACCAGAATGCGTTTATCGACGCGGTAAACGTGGTGTGTACAGCCCACCCTTTCCAGCGACCAAGTTTCCTCACTCGTTCTGATGTATTCAAAGGATTTGCTGGAACTGTCCTCAAGTCTTTCAAAATGCTCCCGATTTATCGGGCCAGGGATGGAGTGGATACGGTTGCTGCGAATAAGCCGATTTTTGATTTGTGCGTAAGCCGCCTGACTGCGAATGAGCAAGTCCTCATTTTCCCCGAGGGGAATCACGGCCGCAAGCCGTTTTTGCGCCCACTCAAAAAAGGGGTGTCCAGAATCGCCTTTCAAGCGGCCGAAGCCAACAATTTTGACTTCCCGCTCAAAATTGTTCCGGTCGGACTGAATTACAACGATCACACCAAGTACCACCAAAATTTCCTCGTGGTATATGGTGAACCGATCGACCTAAACCAATTCTATGACAACTACCACGAGAATCCCAATAGGACCCTCGGGCAGGTGAAAGAGGCGGTCAAGGAAGGCATGATCAAGGTGATGATCCATATCACCAAAAAAGAATATCAAAATGAGATCGACAGCCTCCGCTATATATTGACGCACGAGTCATTAGAGGAAATGGGACTGTCAGATCGCACCCTATACAACCAGTTTCTAGCTCAGAAGGCCGTCATCAAGAAGATAGAGGATGGGCTCGATGCTCAGCAACCAGCAGCACAGCAACTCATCGATGAGGTAGAAGACTACAACAAAACGCTGAAGGAAGCCAAACTTCGGGACGATGTCGTACGCAAAGGGCCGAATAGCTTGTTTGTTCAGATCTTGAAAGGCTTAGTCATGGCAGTAGGAGCCCCGATATTCGCAGTGGGAACCTTGATCAACTACCTGCCTTACAAGCTTCCCGATGTTGCTGCCAAGAAGATGTTCAAGGATGATCACTTCCACAGCTCCGTGCAGATGCTTGGAGGGATGGTGCTATTTCCGATATGGTACCTGCTGATCTTCCTGATTACTTGGTTGGTCGCAGATTGGAAAATAGGGCTCGGTCTAGTGGCTACGGCTGCTATTTCGGGCGAATTCGCCATTTACTATTCTCATGTATTCAAGCGCTGGTGGGGCAGTACCCGCTACAGCCTTATGCACTTGAGTAAAAAACCTGTGGCGGTAAAGCTTCAGAAAATGCGTGCCGGGATGGTTCGTAGATACCGAGAGATTTCGCAGCTGGTAACTGCCTAA
- a CDS encoding bile acid:sodium symporter family protein: MYDTALCESFDGVQLNFSPTGLFILDITLCFIMFGVALDLRVGDFLRVIQSPQKPLLGLLSQWLVLPALTFGLVWILKPCPSMALGMFLVAACPGGNISNFMASLAKGNVALSVSLSAISTMGAIVMTPLNFAFWASKYPPAAELLREIELNPWDVVLKIVMILGLPLLAGMFTAHRFEAFAKKISKPIRRASIVIFGGYVVAALASNFDFFLQYVHYIILIVFVHNLIALLSGYGIGLAAKLPEQDRRTLSIETGIQNSGLALVLIFSHIFDGLGGMAMIAAMWGIWHILSGLTISFIWAKREPKVAETI, from the coding sequence ATGTACGATACAGCCTTATGCGAATCATTTGACGGAGTTCAACTCAACTTTTCACCTACCGGACTCTTTATTCTCGACATCACCCTGTGTTTCATCATGTTCGGGGTGGCGTTGGATCTCCGCGTAGGGGACTTTCTCCGTGTGATTCAATCTCCCCAAAAACCGCTCTTGGGCCTTTTGTCCCAATGGTTGGTCTTGCCAGCATTGACATTTGGCCTGGTGTGGATATTGAAGCCCTGTCCCAGTATGGCTTTGGGGATGTTCCTCGTAGCGGCCTGTCCGGGAGGAAATATCTCCAACTTCATGGCCTCGCTTGCCAAGGGGAATGTAGCCCTGTCCGTCAGCCTTTCCGCAATCTCTACGATGGGAGCCATTGTGATGACTCCCTTGAACTTTGCCTTCTGGGCGTCCAAATATCCCCCCGCAGCAGAGCTCCTTCGCGAAATCGAACTGAATCCTTGGGACGTGGTGCTCAAGATTGTGATGATTCTCGGGTTGCCGCTCTTGGCTGGGATGTTTACCGCACATCGATTCGAAGCATTTGCCAAGAAAATCTCCAAGCCGATCAGAAGGGCTTCGATTGTCATTTTTGGTGGATATGTGGTGGCAGCTTTAGCCTCCAACTTCGATTTCTTCCTACAGTATGTGCATTACATTATCCTGATCGTCTTTGTCCACAACCTGATCGCCCTGCTAAGTGGCTATGGGATCGGACTGGCTGCCAAGTTGCCCGAGCAAGACCGCAGGACCCTTTCTATCGAGACCGGTATACAAAACTCTGGCTTGGCCTTGGTCTTGATATTTTCTCATATTTTTGATGGTTTGGGAGGAATGGCGATGATTGCCGCCATGTGGGGAATCTGGCATATCCTGTCTGGATTGACTATTTCCTTTATCTGGGCCAAGCGCGAACCGAAAGTTGCAGAAACGATATGA
- a CDS encoding VOC family protein: MEKIISGIQQVGIGIPNVHDAFKWYRQNLGMDVPIFEEAADAELMLPYTGGEPRSRHAILAVNLQGGGGFEIWQYTSRTPELADFQIQLGDLGIYVARMKCLDVDAAHKQFTDKGLKVLGPVHTDPSGSKHFFLEDPYGNIFQIIEGDNWFTSGPHLTGGPEGVMIGVSDIDKAREVYSDILGYDTVLYDETDTFEDLKALPGGEGQFRRVLLTHSKPRQGGFSRIFGPSRIELVVAQDRTPRKMFENRFWGDRGYIHLCFDIIGMDALRDECAAKGYAFTVDSAKALGGDFDMGEAAGSFSYIEDADGTLIEFVETYKVPLLKKLGWYLDMKKRDPKKPLPDWMLKALRFNRVKD, translated from the coding sequence ATGGAAAAGATCATCAGTGGAATCCAGCAAGTTGGAATCGGGATTCCCAACGTTCATGACGCATTCAAGTGGTATCGCCAGAACTTGGGCATGGATGTGCCTATTTTCGAAGAAGCCGCAGATGCAGAGCTGATGTTGCCATATACAGGCGGTGAACCTCGGAGCCGTCACGCCATTTTGGCGGTAAACCTCCAGGGGGGTGGCGGATTTGAAATCTGGCAATATACGAGCCGAACGCCCGAATTGGCTGATTTTCAGATCCAACTCGGAGATCTGGGCATTTACGTGGCCCGCATGAAATGCCTAGACGTCGATGCTGCCCACAAACAGTTCACCGATAAAGGGCTCAAAGTACTTGGTCCTGTGCATACCGATCCTTCCGGTAGCAAGCATTTCTTCCTCGAAGATCCCTACGGAAATATTTTCCAGATCATTGAGGGGGACAATTGGTTTACCTCCGGCCCTCATCTGACTGGTGGACCAGAGGGCGTCATGATTGGCGTATCCGATATCGACAAGGCCCGTGAGGTGTACTCTGACATCCTTGGGTACGATACGGTACTGTATGACGAGACCGATACTTTTGAGGACTTGAAGGCACTTCCGGGTGGCGAAGGTCAATTCCGCCGGGTGCTTCTAACCCATAGCAAACCCCGCCAAGGCGGATTCAGCCGTATTTTTGGACCTTCCCGAATCGAGTTGGTGGTTGCCCAAGATCGCACGCCTAGGAAGATGTTTGAGAACCGCTTCTGGGGAGACCGTGGATACATCCACCTATGCTTTGACATTATCGGCATGGATGCATTGCGCGACGAATGTGCCGCCAAAGGATATGCATTCACGGTGGACAGTGCCAAAGCCTTGGGCGGAGACTTCGACATGGGAGAAGCTGCCGGATCATTTTCGTATATTGAAGATGCCGACGGAACCTTGATTGAATTCGTGGAAACCTACAAGGTGCCCCTTCTGAAAAAATTGGGCTGGTATCTCGACATGAAGAAGCGCGATCCCAAAAAGCCGCTTCCAGACTGGATGCTGAAAGCTCTGCGATTCAATCGCGTCAAAGACTGA